Part of the Labrenzia sp. PHM005 genome is shown below.
GCGGCTCTTGGTGGAGCTGGGCCGCCAGAAGAAAGTCACGTCTGCCGCCTCATCTTTGGGAATCGCCCAACCGGCGGCATCACGGCTCATTGCGGAAATAGAGGACATTGTCGACGCTGAAGTTTGTGTCCGAACCGGACGCGGAGTTGAGCTAACGGAAATTGGTACTTTTTTGGCAGACCGCTGTATTCGGATCTTGCAGGAAGTGTCCGATACTGGATTGGCGATCGATCAGCAAAAGAGGGGCGTTAGCGGGCATGTCCGGATCGGGTCGGTTACTGGGCCCGCTGTTGAACATGTCATCCCAGCGCTTAATTCAATCCGGGACAGGTATCCGGATATCTCCATCTTTGTTGAAGTCGGTCCCAGCACCAACTTGGCTGGAATGCTGGCGGCAGGCAGTTTAGATTTTGCGCTGAGCCGTTTGCCGGCGACGCTGGCTTCAGCGACGTTTGATGAACAGCCAATCGGCCGGGAACCGGCCTGCATCATTGCGCGGTCCGGCCATCCGGATTTTGAAAATGCTAGAGACGCGGCGCTCCAGGCCCTCTTGAAGCAGGATTGGTTGCTGCCGCCTGAGGGCGCGCCGTTGCGTGCTTCCTTGGAAGATGCATTTCGTGAACATGGACTAACTCCGCCTACAGGGTCTGTTACCGTGTCCTCGTTTTTGTTCACGCTGATCATGGTGCAGAGTTCAAATGCTTTGGCTCCAATTGCTAAATCGGTTGCAGACAGTTTTGCCGGTGAAAAAGAGGGGGCGGACGGGCCGATCAAGATTTTGGAAACGGATCTGAAGGTGCACCTGAATACTTATTCGCTGCTCACCCGGACCGGCCAGAAACTGACGCCGGCCGCGCAACTGGTCGCTGATGAAGTGGTCCGCAGGGCAAATTACAGCTCCGGCTTGAGGAGGCAGGACTTTTTTTGAGCTAAGCTTTTTTGGGTTTATCGGGCCGGTTTTTGCTGTTTCAACCATGACAGCACCGTGTCTCGGGCCGTGGACCTGGTTTTCGTCGCCGCTGGATAGACAATGTAATAACCGGTGTCTTGAGGGATTGGATCTAGCCAGACGACCACCAGTCGACCATCCGCCAATTCCCGGTCCAGCATGATGTCAGGCACCAGTGCGATCCCTTGTCCGGCCAAGGCCGCTTCGATAGCAAGAGCTGTGTGACTGAAACTGGCGATCTTGGCTGACTTACCAAGTCTCCCGTTGTCGCGCATTTTCTCCCAGTACTTGTGGCCATCGCCAATAAGTGTGCAACCGGTCAAGTCATTAGGAAAATCTGAGAGCTGGATTGGGTTCGCATAATCTGGAGCGCACACCGCACACAGTTGAAGATCGGACAGGTGATCGTGTTTCACGTTGCCGGGAAACGGCGGCTTGCCGTGGCGGATGGCAATGTCGATGCCGTCCGTCTTAAAGTCTGACAGTTGCTCGCTGGCTGTGGTGACCAATTCGATGTCCGTATGGCGATCTCTAAAATCCGCCAGTTTTGAAACGAACCATTTGGACGCAAGGGATGGGGGCAGACTCAGGGTGATCCGGGTGCTGGACGGAGACAATGCATCGGTCGCCTCATCAATGATCGCCAGCGCGGGCTGGATCCGGGTGTGATAGGTGCGTCCGGCCTGGGTGAGGTCTAGACCGCGGGCCTTGCGGTCGAAGAGTTTTAATCCGAGCTCTTCCTCCAAAGCCCGGACCTGCTGCGCCACGGCGCCTTGCGTCAGGTTCAACTCACAAGCAGCCATGCGGAAATTGAGATGCCGGGCGGCGGCATCGAACATGACCAGCCGGTTGAGATTAAGTCGGGGCATCTGGAACTCTTTGAGCCTGTAGTTTTTCTGCAGCCTTGCGCGATGAGACATGATTGGTCAAGTCAGGCGCAGGCAATTACTTTGACCGCGACACCAATTCACGGGAAGAAGATATGAGCGATCACAAGATAGCCCTGATAACTGCCGGCGGGTCCGGCATGGGAGCAGATGCGGCGCGGAAATTGGCGGCCGACGGTTTCAAGGTTGCGATCTTATCGTCGTCTGGGAAAGGCGAAAAACTAGCTGAAGAGCTGGGTGGTATCGGCTTTACCGGGTCCAATCTGGTCGAGGCCGACTTGAAGGCCTTTGTTGACAAGGTCATGGACACTTATGGACGGATTGATGTTCTCGTCAATTCAGCCGGGCATGGTCCTAAAGGCGATATCTTAGAGATCTCAGATGACGATTGGCATCTGGGCATGGACTATTACCTGATGAATGTCATCCGCCCGAGCCGGCTGGTGGCTCCTATCATGGCAAAACAGGGGGGAGGGACCGTCATAAATATCTCCACCTTCGCTGTCTTTGAACCGGATCCAATGTTCCCGACATCAGGTGTGTTCCGGGCGGGGTTGGCTGCGTTCACCAAACTCTTTTCCGATAAGTTCGCAGCAAGCAACGTGCGCATGAACAACGTGTTGCCCGGCTTTATCGACAGCCTGCCGGAAAAGGAAGACCGCCGCGAGCGTATCCCGATGGGCCGCTATGGAAAGGCGGACGAAGTGTCGGCGCTGATTTCATATCTCGCCAGCGATGCAGCAGCCTATGTCACCGGTCAGAACATCCGTATCGATGGTGGCCTAACCCGGGCGGTTTAGTTTCTTCGAACGGCCGGCAAAGTGGTCTTTGCAGAACACGTTGCCGGCCGGTATTCGTCGAAACAAAAGAACACCCAAGCAGGGGTGTGGGCTGGACAGGTTTTTTGGATAAAGATAAGGACACCTTACTAACTGAAACATTCCAGCAGTGAGTCATGACCGTTTCTGAAGGGCAAGATCACCCGCAGATACCTTTGGAACCGCCGGTTTCCGGTGGCGGCTGGATGCTGCGCGGTGCCCGGGCTTCGATCTCCATTCCAGCGTTGATCCTGACATCGGCCTTTGTCGGTTTTGCCGGCATGGCGCGGGAAACCGGTCTGAGCCTTGCCGAAACGCTTTTGATGACCGGAGCCGTTTGGGCGCTGCCGTCGATCGTGGTTTTGACCGGGGCTTTGTCTTCCGGAATGGGATTGATCCCCGCCGCTGTTGCTGTCGCATTGGCGTCGGTCCGCTTGATGCCAATGACAATGGCTCTGATGCCTTTTCTCAAAGTGCCGGGAAAGACAAAAACGTGGCACCTACTGATTGCCTCACACTTCGTGGCGGTGACCGCTTGGGTCTTTGCCATGAAAAACTTGCCGGATTTGCCCAAGGAAGGCCGGCTGCCGTTTTTTGTCGGTTTTGGCGGGTGTGTGACTGGCTTTGTTTTCACCATGACCGGTATTGCCTACATGCTGGTCGATCAGATGCCGCCGATGGCTGCCGGATCGCTGGTTCTAGTCACGCCAGTCTATTTCTTGTGTTCGCTCTGGGGGGCGGCGCGGATGAATGCCGACAAGGCGGCGATGGTCGCTGGCTTGATCCTGGGACCTGTGTTTTTCCTCAGCGCACCTGGTCTTGATCTTCTTTGGACCGGACTTGTCGGCGGCACCTTGGCCTATCTGGTGACACGGGTAATGAGGCGGGGGCTGTCATGAATGACGTGATGGCAAACGCCTGGTGGTGGCCCTTCGTTATGATCTTGGTGGCCGGGTGGCTGGCAACGGATGTCTGGCGCTGGCTCGGTGTCTTTGCCGGCGGCAAGTTGCGCGAAGACAGCGAGCTGTTTATTTGGGTGCGCTGTGTCGCGACCGCTTTGGTCGCGGGCGTTATTTCCAAGCTGATCCTGTTTCCGCAAGGCATTCTTGCAGAAACGCCCATTTGGCTCCGCCTCGCGGCAGCGGCATTTGGGTTTTTGTGTTTTCAACTTTCTCGTCAAAGGGTGATCGTCGGGGTTTTGTCGGCCGTTGGTTTTTTGATCACCGGTTGGCTGATGCTCGATAACTTCGGCTTGTAAGGGCTCAAAAATAATCTACTCAAAAACAGAATGGGCGGCCTCAATAAGAGGCCGCCCATTCTTTTAGTTGCGAATTAGGCCGCGTTTTCAACGATAATCGCAATACCCTGACCGCCGCCGATGCACATGGTGGCTGCACCCAGCGATCCACCGGTCCGCTGTAATTCATACAGCAGCTTGGTCATGATGATAGCGCCGGTCGCTCCGATCGGATGGCCAAGGGCTATGGCACCACCATTCGGGTTGACCTTTTCACCGGGCAAGCCGAGCAGATCATTGACGGCACAGGCCTGGGCAGCAAAAGCTTCGTTGGATTCAACCACATCCAGATCATTTGCTGTAATCCCAGCGCGTTTCATCGCGATCTGCATAGCTGGAGCAGGTCCGATCCCCATCACTGCTGGATCAACCCCAGCAACGCCATAAGCGCGGATTTTGGCAAGCGGTTTGGCGCCAAGTTCTGAGGCTTTTTCGCTGGTCATCAGCGTGATCGCCGCAGCCCCGTCATTCAGCCCTGACGCGTTACCGGCGGTCACCCGGCCGTCTTTTTTGAAAACGGCCCGCAATTTGGCCATGTCTTCGATCTTGGCATCGTGCCGGACGTGTTCATCGGTATCAAAGACCTTTTCCTTGCCTCTGCGGCCGACGGTCAGCGGGATGATCTGGTCCTTGAAGTGACCGGCGTTGATTGCTGCGCTGGCGCGGCGGTGGCTTTCAAGAGCGAATTCATCCTGGCGCTCGCGGGAAATGTCGTTCTGTTCTGCCACATTCTCAGCGGTAATGCCCATGTGGCCAATGCCGAAGGGATCGTGCAGGGCGCCGGTCATCATGTCGTGAGCGACTGTATCGCCCATCTTTTGCCCCCAGCGCGCGGCTGGCATCAAGTAACCGGACCGGCTCATGCTTTCAGCACCGCCAGCAAGGGTGACATCGCCATCGCCCATGGAAATGGCTTGAACGGCCGAGACAATGGCCTGAAGTCCAGAGCCGCATAGGCGGTTCATGGTGAGCGCCGGCGCATGATCCGGCACGCCCGCCTGACGGGAGGCAACACGGGAGATGTACATGTCGCGCGGCTCGGTGTGGATGACATTGCCGAAGAAGGCCTGCTCCACCTGATCTGCCTGAATTCCGGCGCGTTCAATCGCTGCTTTGGCTATCGTGGTACCGAGATCCACAGGGGCCAGGTCTTTCAAGGCGCCACCGAAGCTTCCGACCGCTGTGCGCGCGGCACTGGTAATGACAATGTCTTTCATGTGAGGTCCGTCCTGTTTGGGCTGGTGTATCTAATTTGGCAGGAAACACCATCGCGCATCAATCCCGCTTTCCCATTAGGGAACTTGTCTAAAAGGCTAATGTCTGTAAAGAGCGTTACCTGAACCCATCAGCGCAACGATGGAAACCGTAGGGATCAGAATATGCTGTCAGGTGTTTGTATTGGAACCAACGATATGACTGCTGCCAGTGTATTTTACGATGCTGTCTTGGCAACGATCGGAATGAAACCCGTGTTTTTTGAAACCCACGAAAGAGGCTATGCTGGCCCGGATGGCCGCGTAACGGTTTTTGTCGTAACGCCATACAATGGGCAAGAAGCAACCTTCGGCAACGGGACGCAATTTATGTTTTATGCACCCGATAAGGACGGTGTGCAGGCGTTTCATGAAACAGCCCTCAGATGCGGAGGGACAGACGAAGGCGCTCCAGGACCGCGCGATTATCATCCGGACTATTTTGGTGCCTATGCCCGTGACCTGGACGGCAACAAATTGAACGTGTCTGTCAGTTTGGAAGGCAAGAGGTGAAGTGCGATGACTGGTGAGCCAGTCATCGACGAGAGTGCTTGATGTCTTAAGCTGCCTTTTCCATTTCCCAGCGCTGTTGAGCTTCGATCGTTACCCCGTATTGGAACATTTCGAAGGTGAAGTCTCTGATCGGCAAATTCGCCTGAAGTCTTTTCGGCAGGTCCGGATTTAGCAAGGCAGCTTTGCCGATTGAGATGAAATCTGCCTGTTCGTTTGAAATGATTTCGTTCGCCAAATTCATATCTTGTAGACCGCCGTTCGCGATCACCGGCAGCCCCGTGATTGTCTTGGCAAAGGCCGTCAGATTGTCTCCGTCTCTTGTTGAACTGTGATAAGCGTATCCGTTTTTTTCGCTGGCAAGATGGATGTAATCCGCCCCCGCCTTGGCAACACCTGTGAAAATCTCGCGGGCATCGTCTAGGCCGTTTTCCCAAAAATAGTCCTGATCTGTCGCTTTGGCTTGAGACAGGCGGACACCGACAAGAAATGGCTTTGATGTGGCCGTTTGAGCTCTTTCAATGATGTTTGTTGTGATCCGAAGCCTGTTGGTCAGCGATCCGCCATAGGGATCAGCGCGGAGATTGGTTTCCGGTGTCAAAAACTGATCCAAAAGATATCCGTTGGCGCAGTGGATTTCGACGCCATCAAATCCGAGCCGGTCGGCCGCCCGGGCTGTTTCGACAAAGGCTGTTTCGATGTCCTCTATGTCTTTGAGTGTTAGTTCACCCGGTACCTCGTACGCTCCTTGTCTGTAGCCATAGCCTTGCAGCATTTCGCCCTTGGGGCGGACAGGCGAGGG
Proteins encoded:
- a CDS encoding AzlC family ABC transporter permease, whose translation is MTVSEGQDHPQIPLEPPVSGGGWMLRGARASISIPALILTSAFVGFAGMARETGLSLAETLLMTGAVWALPSIVVLTGALSSGMGLIPAAVAVALASVRLMPMTMALMPFLKVPGKTKTWHLLIASHFVAVTAWVFAMKNLPDLPKEGRLPFFVGFGGCVTGFVFTMTGIAYMLVDQMPPMAAGSLVLVTPVYFLCSLWGAARMNADKAAMVAGLILGPVFFLSAPGLDLLWTGLVGGTLAYLVTRVMRRGLS
- a CDS encoding tRNA-dihydrouridine synthase encodes the protein MTDPKPVLTPCTIGTHAFQNRLVLAPMSRASALDDGTPTQTMAEYYAEFAKGGYGLLITEGVFVDDLCSQCYSNQPGLTTPLHEAGWKTVLDAVRREDGKIILQLIHAGAVSQHVPKAFAPSPVRPKGEMLQGYGYRQGAYEVPGELTLKDIEDIETAFVETARAADRLGFDGVEIHCANGYLLDQFLTPETNLRADPYGGSLTNRLRITTNIIERAQTATSKPFLVGVRLSQAKATDQDYFWENGLDDAREIFTGVAKAGADYIHLASEKNGYAYHSSTRDGDNLTAFAKTITGLPVIANGGLQDMNLANEIISNEQADFISIGKAALLNPDLPKRLQANLPIRDFTFEMFQYGVTIEAQQRWEMEKAA
- a CDS encoding VOC family protein, whose product is MTAASVFYDAVLATIGMKPVFFETHERGYAGPDGRVTVFVVTPYNGQEATFGNGTQFMFYAPDKDGVQAFHETALRCGGTDEGAPGPRDYHPDYFGAYARDLDGNKLNVSVSLEGKR
- a CDS encoding SDR family oxidoreductase, with the protein product MSDHKIALITAGGSGMGADAARKLAADGFKVAILSSSGKGEKLAEELGGIGFTGSNLVEADLKAFVDKVMDTYGRIDVLVNSAGHGPKGDILEISDDDWHLGMDYYLMNVIRPSRLVAPIMAKQGGGTVINISTFAVFEPDPMFPTSGVFRAGLAAFTKLFSDKFAASNVRMNNVLPGFIDSLPEKEDRRERIPMGRYGKADEVSALISYLASDAAAYVTGQNIRIDGGLTRAV
- a CDS encoding LysR substrate-binding domain-containing protein, with the protein product MPRLNLNRLVMFDAAARHLNFRMAACELNLTQGAVAQQVRALEEELGLKLFDRKARGLDLTQAGRTYHTRIQPALAIIDEATDALSPSSTRITLSLPPSLASKWFVSKLADFRDRHTDIELVTTASEQLSDFKTDGIDIAIRHGKPPFPGNVKHDHLSDLQLCAVCAPDYANPIQLSDFPNDLTGCTLIGDGHKYWEKMRDNGRLGKSAKIASFSHTALAIEAALAGQGIALVPDIMLDRELADGRLVVVWLDPIPQDTGYYIVYPAATKTRSTARDTVLSWLKQQKPAR
- the bktB gene encoding beta-ketothiolase BktB, which gives rise to MKDIVITSAARTAVGSFGGALKDLAPVDLGTTIAKAAIERAGIQADQVEQAFFGNVIHTEPRDMYISRVASRQAGVPDHAPALTMNRLCGSGLQAIVSAVQAISMGDGDVTLAGGAESMSRSGYLMPAARWGQKMGDTVAHDMMTGALHDPFGIGHMGITAENVAEQNDISRERQDEFALESHRRASAAINAGHFKDQIIPLTVGRRGKEKVFDTDEHVRHDAKIEDMAKLRAVFKKDGRVTAGNASGLNDGAAAITLMTSEKASELGAKPLAKIRAYGVAGVDPAVMGIGPAPAMQIAMKRAGITANDLDVVESNEAFAAQACAVNDLLGLPGEKVNPNGGAIALGHPIGATGAIIMTKLLYELQRTGGSLGAATMCIGGGQGIAIIVENAA
- a CDS encoding AzlD domain-containing protein, with amino-acid sequence MNDVMANAWWWPFVMILVAGWLATDVWRWLGVFAGGKLREDSELFIWVRCVATALVAGVISKLILFPQGILAETPIWLRLAAAAFGFLCFQLSRQRVIVGVLSAVGFLITGWLMLDNFGL
- a CDS encoding LysR family transcriptional regulator, with the translated sequence MALDLIQKGLKFPHMRLLVELGRQKKVTSAASSLGIAQPAASRLIAEIEDIVDAEVCVRTGRGVELTEIGTFLADRCIRILQEVSDTGLAIDQQKRGVSGHVRIGSVTGPAVEHVIPALNSIRDRYPDISIFVEVGPSTNLAGMLAAGSLDFALSRLPATLASATFDEQPIGREPACIIARSGHPDFENARDAALQALLKQDWLLPPEGAPLRASLEDAFREHGLTPPTGSVTVSSFLFTLIMVQSSNALAPIAKSVADSFAGEKEGADGPIKILETDLKVHLNTYSLLTRTGQKLTPAAQLVADEVVRRANYSSGLRRQDFF